The following coding sequences are from one Natrarchaeobaculum sulfurireducens window:
- a CDS encoding NAD-dependent epimerase/dehydratase family protein, translating to MSESVGVLGASGYVGSAVVSTLETEAYDVYPAAGSSHETYPTVDLRDREAIRSFVDDVGCVVNTAGLVGVNACEADPEAAFEINAIGATNVAWACARRGVPLVHLSSVATIGDPERQPITAEHPRDPTTTYGRTKLIGDRAVRTATDGRTPSITYCLTNPYGTPPDRAVAGNSVVDFFLERAIAGESLPVHRPGIQERDLIHVTDAAAAVVAAVDAVIDPDASPDARQYVLGSGDAYSILEVAGLVAAACHETIGSSPDVELRERPTPDQPVIRRFDIDTRELEATLGVEPTTTLEGWVDEELRHRLDERERGRNAAHSR from the coding sequence ATGAGTGAGTCCGTCGGCGTCCTCGGAGCCTCCGGCTACGTCGGGAGCGCGGTCGTCTCGACCCTCGAAACCGAAGCCTACGACGTCTACCCGGCTGCTGGCTCGAGCCACGAGACGTATCCGACGGTCGATCTGCGAGACCGTGAGGCGATCCGCTCGTTCGTCGACGATGTCGGGTGTGTCGTCAACACCGCCGGGCTCGTCGGCGTCAACGCCTGCGAGGCGGACCCCGAAGCCGCCTTCGAGATCAACGCGATCGGCGCGACAAACGTCGCCTGGGCGTGTGCCCGCCGAGGCGTGCCGCTGGTCCACCTTTCGAGCGTCGCAACGATCGGCGACCCGGAGCGACAACCAATCACGGCCGAGCACCCACGCGATCCGACGACGACCTACGGACGGACGAAACTGATCGGTGACCGCGCCGTCCGAACCGCCACCGACGGCCGGACGCCCTCGATCACGTACTGTCTCACCAACCCGTACGGTACCCCACCCGATCGAGCGGTCGCTGGCAACTCCGTGGTCGACTTCTTTCTCGAGCGTGCCATCGCGGGCGAGTCGCTGCCCGTCCACCGGCCCGGCATCCAGGAGCGTGACTTAATCCACGTGACCGACGCGGCCGCCGCAGTTGTCGCGGCCGTCGACGCGGTGATCGACCCGGACGCCTCACCCGACGCCCGCCAGTACGTCCTCGGTAGCGGCGACGCCTACAGCATCCTCGAAGTCGCCGGACTGGTCGCCGCCGCGTGTCACGAGACGATCGGCTCGAGCCCCGACGTTGAACTCCGCGAACGGCCGACTCCCGACCAGCCGGTTATTCGGCGCTTCGACATCGACACACGTGAACTCGAGGCGACGCTGGGTGTCGAGCCGACGACGACGCTCGAGGGGTGGGTCGACGAGGAACTCAGGCACAGACTCGACGAGCGAGAACGCGGTCGAAACGCGGCGCATTCAAGATAG
- the cca gene encoding CCA tRNA nucleotidyltransferase, translated as MSEDEAEYDTEGGPSTGTADDVADRDQDLERVITAARDRVDPSDDERERLRTIADRLVDRAEAAATDLCTDADVLQVGSSARGTWVSGDRDIDVFVRFPPDLDRETLASYGLEVGHATVPDGHEEYAEHPYVKGEVEGFDVDVVPCFRLESATEIQSAVDRTPFHNQYLLDRLDDDLAADVRLTKGFMKGIGAYGSDLRTRGFSGYLTELLVCEYGGFRGLLEAAANWKPPVELDPEDHGQETFSDPLVVIDPTDPERNVAAVCSSENVARLQHYARRFLEQPHPSVFDPREPEPLSESALLDHLERRATTPIAVRFDAPDLVDDQLYPQLYKSLSGITQGLDDRGFDVFRGTTYANETAVVFAELAVATRPAVERHQGPPVDVKTHAEGFYNAYADDDDTYGPFLEGSRYVAERERRFTSAREFLESDRLFDVGLGAHVETALEDGYEVFVGTEVTTLLEEFGGELRRYFDPRP; from the coding sequence ATGAGCGAGGACGAGGCCGAGTACGACACCGAAGGCGGACCGTCGACCGGTACGGCGGACGACGTAGCCGACCGCGATCAGGACCTCGAGCGGGTCATCACCGCGGCTCGCGACCGCGTCGACCCGAGCGACGACGAGCGCGAGCGACTGCGGACGATCGCCGACCGACTCGTCGACCGCGCCGAGGCCGCAGCGACCGACCTGTGTACCGACGCCGACGTCTTACAGGTCGGCTCGAGCGCCCGCGGGACGTGGGTCAGCGGCGACCGCGACATCGACGTCTTCGTCCGCTTCCCACCCGACCTCGACCGCGAGACGCTCGCGTCCTACGGCCTCGAGGTTGGCCACGCCACCGTTCCCGACGGCCACGAAGAGTACGCCGAACACCCCTACGTCAAAGGCGAGGTCGAGGGGTTCGACGTCGACGTCGTCCCCTGTTTCCGGCTCGAGTCGGCGACCGAGATCCAGTCGGCCGTCGACCGAACACCGTTTCACAACCAGTACTTACTCGATCGGCTCGACGACGACCTCGCCGCCGACGTCCGCCTCACGAAAGGCTTCATGAAGGGGATCGGTGCCTACGGCAGCGACCTCCGAACCAGGGGCTTTAGCGGCTACCTCACCGAACTGCTCGTCTGTGAGTACGGGGGCTTCCGTGGCCTGCTCGAGGCCGCCGCCAACTGGAAGCCGCCGGTCGAACTCGATCCCGAAGACCACGGGCAGGAAACGTTCTCCGATCCGCTCGTCGTCATCGACCCGACCGATCCCGAGCGAAACGTCGCCGCCGTCTGCTCGAGCGAGAACGTCGCCCGCCTCCAACACTACGCCCGCCGGTTTCTCGAGCAGCCACACCCCTCCGTTTTCGATCCACGAGAGCCGGAGCCACTCTCCGAGTCGGCGCTTCTCGACCACCTCGAGCGTCGCGCCACGACGCCGATCGCCGTGCGGTTCGACGCACCCGACCTCGTCGATGACCAGCTCTACCCGCAGCTGTATAAGTCGCTGTCGGGGATCACCCAGGGACTCGACGACCGCGGCTTCGACGTCTTCCGCGGGACGACGTACGCCAACGAGACGGCCGTCGTCTTCGCCGAACTAGCCGTCGCGACCCGTCCCGCCGTCGAACGCCACCAGGGACCGCCAGTTGACGTCAAGACACACGCAGAGGGATTCTACAACGCCTACGCAGACGATGACGACACCTACGGCCCGTTCCTCGAGGGGAGCCGGTACGTCGCCGAACGCGAGCGCCGGTTCACCAGTGCCCGCGAGTTCCTCGAGAGCGACCGGCTCTTCGACGTCGGCCTCGGCGCACACGTCGAGACGGCGCTCGAGGACGGCTACGAGGTGTTCGTCGGCACCGAGGTAACGACGCTGCTCGAGGAGTTCGGCGGCGAACTCCGGCGGTACTTCGACCCACGGCCCTGA